One part of the Cryptosporangium phraense genome encodes these proteins:
- a CDS encoding exopolysaccharide biosynthesis polyprenyl glycosylphosphotransferase, with protein sequence MTAEQVTDTLVLSRIAESLDAPSVAIAADRQDALRRAAVAACDAAAAVATALVLGWLVDSLPLREALAVPAAWTLTAWSIGAYHRRRLKIRLSDVRALLLTTVVLWALIGVCSAALPLTGTRPLMLIAVPVTALGVGVGRTALTRLTPVGSALAAAPVVVYGPQEAVGRYCAAVSRDPRAPIVAAACVTDREWGSLPPGLPAIDVDPDRAVDAVVEAVRSTGADTVVVAGACDPDALRRLSWRLEEHAVGLAVTPLWPVSPDRVTVRAYGDATLVEVAPPRYDGARLAVRSLADRLIAATALIALSPLILGLAATVKLTSPGPVFFSQLRTGRGGRRFRLLKFRTMVAEAEQLKDALADANQYTAGTLFKVRDDPRVTPIGTVLRALSLDELPQLVNVVRGEMALVGPRPTATPPEQMPSDYRRRMLVKPGLTGLWQVSGRSNLPWEEAVRLDLRYVENRSLAMDFDIACRTLPAVLSRDGAY encoded by the coding sequence ATGACCGCTGAGCAGGTCACCGACACCCTCGTACTCTCCAGAATCGCGGAATCGCTCGATGCTCCATCGGTCGCCATCGCCGCCGACCGCCAAGACGCTCTGCGGCGGGCCGCGGTCGCGGCCTGCGACGCCGCCGCCGCCGTGGCCACCGCGCTGGTGCTGGGTTGGCTCGTCGACTCGCTGCCGCTGCGCGAGGCGCTGGCCGTGCCGGCCGCGTGGACGCTCACGGCCTGGTCGATCGGCGCGTACCACCGCCGTCGACTGAAGATCCGGCTGTCCGACGTGCGGGCGCTGCTGCTCACGACCGTGGTCCTGTGGGCGCTGATCGGCGTCTGCTCGGCCGCGCTGCCGCTGACCGGCACGCGTCCGCTGATGCTGATCGCCGTCCCGGTGACCGCGCTCGGGGTCGGCGTCGGCCGGACCGCCCTGACCCGGCTGACGCCGGTCGGGAGCGCTCTCGCGGCCGCGCCGGTCGTCGTCTACGGCCCGCAGGAGGCGGTCGGCCGGTACTGCGCGGCGGTCAGCCGCGACCCGCGGGCACCGATCGTCGCGGCCGCCTGCGTGACCGACCGGGAGTGGGGATCGCTCCCGCCCGGCCTGCCGGCCATCGACGTGGACCCCGATCGAGCGGTCGACGCCGTCGTGGAGGCGGTCCGGTCGACCGGCGCCGACACCGTCGTGGTGGCCGGCGCCTGCGATCCGGACGCTCTGCGCCGGCTCTCCTGGCGGCTCGAGGAGCACGCGGTCGGCCTCGCCGTCACCCCGCTGTGGCCGGTCAGCCCCGATCGGGTGACCGTCCGGGCCTACGGGGACGCCACGCTGGTCGAGGTCGCACCGCCCCGGTACGACGGAGCCCGGCTGGCCGTGCGCTCGCTCGCCGACCGGCTGATCGCCGCGACCGCCCTGATCGCGCTCTCGCCGCTGATCCTGGGCCTGGCCGCGACCGTGAAGCTGACCAGCCCGGGGCCGGTCTTCTTCAGCCAGCTGCGCACCGGCCGGGGCGGCCGCCGCTTCCGGCTGCTCAAGTTCCGGACGATGGTCGCGGAGGCCGAGCAGCTCAAGGACGCGCTGGCGGACGCCAACCAGTACACCGCCGGGACGCTGTTCAAGGTGCGCGACGACCCCCGGGTGACCCCGATCGGCACCGTGCTGCGGGCGCTCTCCCTGGACGAACTCCCGCAGCTGGTGAACGTCGTCCGGGGCGAGATGGCGCTGGTCGGGCCCCGGCCCACGGCGACACCGCCGGAGCAGATGCCGTCGGACTACCGGCGCCGGATGCTGGTGAAGCCCGGGCTGACCGGGCTGTGGCAGGTCAGCGGGCGGTCGAACCTGCCTTGGGAGGAAGCCGTCCGGCTCGACCTGCGCTACGTCGAGAACCGGTCGCTGGCGATGGACTTCGACATCGCCTGCCGGACGCTTCCGGCCGTGCTGTCCCGGGACGGGGCGTACTAG
- a CDS encoding phosphotransferase, whose protein sequence is MAALDALAGLGVRPESLAPGTFAGPQRPLRRFLGAGLVLEVATGESGRLRLARELWGRGWARQVGVPTVPVLDAGEDGSWLIAEWWKPSPPSGEDFLDEALTAALRIAGSPPPEPGPPQALWVSDRRAAPIRLARGVIGGVPTRPWLAARRAAAALPTVPVAHGDFYHRNALWCPERGGLHVVDWEYLGPGPRHGDLVRLWTLLPSRSDRDALLTRILALAPEAEHREIGVLALYLALRLLGENVKGPRRDRHRADIDHARAIQPEARALHNALSCSTSP, encoded by the coding sequence GTGGCTGCGCTGGATGCGCTGGCCGGCCTGGGCGTCCGGCCGGAGTCGCTCGCGCCGGGCACGTTCGCCGGGCCGCAGCGCCCGCTCCGGCGCTTCCTCGGCGCCGGGCTCGTGCTGGAGGTGGCGACCGGCGAGTCCGGGCGGCTCCGCCTGGCCCGGGAGCTCTGGGGCCGCGGCTGGGCCCGCCAGGTCGGCGTCCCGACCGTTCCGGTGCTCGACGCCGGCGAGGACGGCAGCTGGCTGATCGCGGAGTGGTGGAAGCCGTCGCCACCATCCGGCGAGGACTTCCTCGACGAGGCGCTGACGGCCGCGCTCCGGATCGCCGGGTCGCCGCCGCCGGAGCCCGGTCCGCCGCAGGCGCTCTGGGTCTCCGACCGGCGGGCCGCTCCGATCCGGCTGGCCCGCGGGGTGATCGGCGGGGTTCCGACCCGGCCCTGGCTGGCCGCCCGGCGGGCCGCCGCCGCGCTGCCGACCGTGCCGGTCGCGCACGGCGACTTCTACCACCGCAACGCGCTCTGGTGCCCCGAGCGCGGCGGGCTGCACGTCGTCGACTGGGAGTACCTCGGGCCCGGGCCGCGCCACGGCGACCTGGTACGGCTCTGGACGCTGCTGCCCAGCCGGTCCGACCGGGACGCGCTGCTGACCCGGATCCTGGCGCTGGCGCCGGAGGCCGAGCACCGCGAGATCGGCGTGCTGGCGCTGTACCTGGCCCTCCGGCTGCTGGGCGAGAACGTCAAGGGGCCGCGCCGGGACCGGCACCGCGCGGACATCGACCATGCCCGCGCGATCCAGCCCGAGGCCCGGGCCCTTCACAACGCGCTGAGCTGCAGCACCTCGCCGTAA
- a CDS encoding glycosyltransferase yields the protein MSHAVNTGLAHCVGDYVDYQAKHGVHVTVACPGGRLAALAGARGADVVTWRAVRGPGPGMLAEAQQFRRILEDVRPDVVHLHCAKAGLIGRMVLRGRVPTVFSPHAWSFQAVDGALRRAVLAWERYALRWTDVVVCVSAAERDTGIAHGLSGRMEVLPNAVLPGSVEPIRARPRVSVREELGLENGVPVAVCAARLARQKGQDVLIDAWPAVRAAVPGARLVLVGDGVARPALEAAVERAGAEGVQFTGPVDRETALSWMYASDVVVCPSRWEGMSLVPLEAMALGRPLVVTAVDGMAEAVPPGTGWIVPPEDPAALAGAVVTVLSDTEAARAAADAGRRRASLTIGDDSASRLLDLYGEVLQLSAL from the coding sequence GTGTCCCATGCGGTGAACACCGGGTTGGCCCACTGCGTGGGGGACTACGTCGACTACCAGGCCAAGCACGGCGTCCACGTGACGGTGGCGTGTCCGGGCGGGCGCCTGGCCGCGCTCGCCGGCGCGCGGGGCGCCGACGTGGTCACCTGGCGGGCGGTCCGCGGCCCGGGCCCGGGGATGCTCGCCGAGGCGCAGCAGTTCCGGCGGATCCTCGAGGACGTCCGCCCCGACGTCGTCCACCTGCACTGCGCGAAGGCCGGGCTGATCGGCCGGATGGTGCTGCGCGGCCGGGTGCCGACCGTGTTCAGCCCGCACGCCTGGTCGTTCCAGGCCGTCGACGGGGCCCTGCGGCGCGCGGTGCTGGCCTGGGAGCGGTACGCGCTGCGCTGGACCGACGTCGTCGTGTGCGTCAGCGCGGCGGAGCGGGACACGGGCATCGCGCACGGCCTGAGCGGCCGGATGGAGGTGCTGCCGAACGCGGTGCTGCCGGGGTCGGTGGAGCCGATCCGGGCCCGGCCGCGTGTTTCCGTGCGCGAAGAACTCGGCCTGGAGAACGGCGTTCCGGTGGCGGTGTGCGCGGCCCGGCTGGCCCGGCAGAAGGGCCAGGACGTGCTGATCGACGCCTGGCCGGCGGTCCGGGCCGCGGTGCCGGGCGCGCGGCTCGTGCTGGTCGGCGACGGGGTGGCCCGCCCGGCCCTGGAGGCGGCGGTCGAGCGGGCCGGTGCCGAGGGCGTCCAGTTCACCGGCCCGGTGGACCGGGAGACGGCGCTGAGCTGGATGTACGCGTCCGACGTGGTCGTCTGCCCGTCGCGCTGGGAGGGCATGTCGCTGGTGCCGCTGGAGGCGATGGCGCTGGGCCGGCCGCTCGTCGTCACGGCCGTGGACGGGATGGCCGAGGCGGTGCCGCCGGGCACCGGCTGGATCGTGCCGCCGGAGGACCCGGCCGCGCTGGCCGGCGCGGTCGTGACCGTGCTCAGCGACACCGAGGCGGCCCGCGCCGCCGCCGACGCCGGCCGCCGCCGGGCGTCGCTGACGATCGGCGACGACTCGGCGTCCCGGCTGCTCGATCTTTACGGCGAGGTGCTGCAGCTCAGCGCGTTGTGA
- a CDS encoding glycosyltransferase encodes MALSAITPPLRALVVTPSGVLGGAESWLLAMLDHTERLAPWVVMLADGPLRTELLDRRVPTIVRPTGRTPGALATGAVWLARTLRELDPDVVVGNGVKAQCVVAPAAHAVGVPSVWVKHDYSYDRRLARWLAKASGRVVATAEDVAVAAGRPDTVVITPPRPADPVPRAEAVDHLRSLDVPAGDRLLLAMPTRLVPYKGVDTAIRALAQPNAAGWDLLAVGPDDPTRPDERERLASLAADWGVADRVHLRRSIPAVGRLLTGADAVAVLTRPDGPRTPGREGFGLTALEAQLSGVPVVAVDDGGPVARRIGPQPVGTVSAVSSSAGLLVPPADPTAVAGALAALSDPAIRKALGAEGHRRSADHPDAATQAARFAALLAQVAHRPGAGLGSPPPISVVSPVLDEARVIDGLIGTMAAQLGPDDEYVLVDGGSVDGTAERIAAWGADDRRIRLVRHGGGTIGHSRNVGVAAARHSFIACTDAGCTPSASWLNGFRAAAAETAASAQRLRSDGTTYPSELPIELYVGVYSAAVRPGSWFEPAMAAMNWPDPVELRRRTALRALYGRLFGRAFSAARVDGRSVGFTRDVWAAAGGFPEHLRTAEDEAFGRAVREIGARTALTLDAAVTWYQRQSLPAAFAQFRGYGRGGGTGGSGWLLRRDAIRLAGYVGGAAAVTWGGRPGRVLTAVGAAAYFSLPLARVVRRRQSLLVVPLVPVAALVKDGAKLVGTAEALAARLLRRPPIARLLGRPPAAWLGGSPVTARLLGRPPAASDRGETPPPGYRARHRAHGPRLAALPAKPISSVGPISSGGPISSGGPIVHGAPIASDGSVSHGGPISHGPGPDGRIPAAAGRIIEAEP; translated from the coding sequence ATGGCGCTTTCCGCGATCACCCCGCCGCTGCGAGCTCTGGTCGTCACGCCCAGCGGCGTCCTCGGTGGAGCGGAGTCGTGGTTGCTGGCGATGCTCGACCACACCGAGCGGCTGGCCCCGTGGGTGGTGATGCTGGCCGACGGCCCGCTCCGCACCGAGCTGCTCGACCGGCGCGTCCCGACGATCGTCCGGCCGACCGGGCGCACCCCGGGCGCGCTGGCGACCGGCGCGGTCTGGCTGGCCCGCACGCTGCGCGAGCTCGATCCCGACGTCGTGGTCGGCAACGGCGTGAAGGCCCAGTGCGTCGTGGCACCGGCCGCGCACGCGGTCGGCGTCCCGTCGGTGTGGGTCAAGCACGACTACAGCTACGACCGGCGGCTGGCGCGCTGGCTGGCCAAGGCGTCCGGCCGGGTGGTGGCGACCGCCGAGGACGTCGCGGTCGCGGCCGGGCGGCCGGACACCGTCGTGATCACGCCGCCGCGCCCGGCCGACCCGGTCCCCCGGGCCGAGGCGGTCGACCACCTGCGCTCGCTCGACGTGCCGGCCGGCGACCGGTTGCTGCTGGCCATGCCGACGCGGCTGGTGCCGTACAAGGGCGTCGACACCGCGATCCGGGCCCTGGCGCAGCCGAACGCGGCCGGCTGGGACCTGCTCGCGGTCGGCCCGGACGACCCGACCCGCCCGGACGAGCGCGAGCGGCTGGCCTCGCTGGCGGCCGACTGGGGCGTCGCCGACCGGGTGCACCTGCGCCGGAGCATCCCGGCCGTCGGCCGGCTCCTCACCGGCGCGGACGCGGTCGCGGTGCTCACCCGCCCGGACGGTCCGCGGACCCCCGGGCGCGAGGGATTCGGCCTCACCGCGCTGGAAGCCCAGCTCAGTGGCGTCCCCGTGGTGGCCGTGGACGACGGGGGGCCGGTCGCCCGGCGGATCGGACCGCAGCCGGTCGGCACGGTCAGCGCGGTCAGCTCCTCGGCCGGGCTCCTGGTGCCGCCGGCCGATCCGACCGCGGTCGCGGGCGCGCTGGCCGCGCTGTCCGATCCGGCGATCCGGAAGGCGCTCGGCGCCGAGGGTCACCGGCGCTCGGCCGACCACCCCGACGCCGCCACCCAGGCGGCCCGGTTCGCCGCGCTGCTGGCCCAGGTCGCGCACCGGCCCGGCGCCGGGCTCGGCAGCCCCCCACCGATCAGCGTGGTCAGCCCGGTGCTCGACGAGGCCCGGGTGATCGACGGCCTGATCGGGACGATGGCCGCCCAGCTCGGCCCGGACGACGAGTACGTGCTGGTCGACGGCGGGTCGGTGGACGGCACCGCGGAGCGGATCGCGGCCTGGGGCGCCGACGACCGGCGGATCCGGCTGGTCCGGCACGGCGGCGGGACCATCGGGCACTCGCGCAACGTCGGGGTCGCCGCCGCCCGCCACTCGTTCATCGCCTGCACGGACGCCGGCTGCACGCCGTCGGCGAGCTGGCTGAACGGGTTCCGGGCGGCCGCGGCCGAGACCGCGGCCTCGGCGCAGCGCCTGCGTTCCGACGGCACCACGTACCCGAGCGAGCTGCCGATCGAGCTGTACGTCGGGGTGTACTCGGCCGCGGTCCGGCCGGGGTCCTGGTTCGAGCCCGCGATGGCCGCGATGAACTGGCCCGACCCGGTCGAGCTGCGTCGCCGGACCGCGCTGCGCGCGCTCTACGGACGGCTGTTCGGGCGCGCGTTCTCGGCCGCCCGGGTCGACGGCCGGTCGGTCGGGTTCACCCGGGACGTCTGGGCCGCCGCGGGCGGCTTCCCCGAGCACCTGCGGACGGCCGAGGACGAGGCGTTCGGCCGGGCAGTGCGGGAGATCGGGGCCCGGACCGCGCTCACTCTGGACGCCGCGGTGACGTGGTACCAGCGGCAATCGCTGCCGGCCGCGTTCGCGCAGTTCCGGGGCTACGGCCGGGGCGGCGGCACCGGCGGGTCGGGCTGGCTGCTGCGCCGGGACGCGATCCGGCTGGCCGGCTACGTCGGCGGGGCGGCCGCGGTGACGTGGGGTGGCCGGCCCGGGCGGGTGCTGACCGCGGTGGGGGCGGCCGCGTACTTCTCGCTGCCGCTGGCGCGGGTGGTTCGTCGGCGGCAGTCGCTGTTGGTGGTGCCGCTGGTGCCGGTGGCCGCGCTGGTCAAGGACGGCGCCAAGCTCGTCGGCACGGCCGAGGCGCTGGCCGCCCGGTTGCTGCGGCGCCCGCCGATCGCGCGGTTGCTGGGACGCCCGCCGGCCGCCTGGTTGGGAGGGAGCCCGGTGACCGCGCGGTTGCTGGGGCGCCCGCCGGCCGCGTCCGATCGCGGGGAGACCCCGCCGCCGGGGTACCGCGCCCGCCACCGGGCGCACGGGCCGCGGCTGGCCGCGCTTCCGGCCAAGCCGATCTCGAGCGTGGGGCCGATCTCGAGCGGGGGGCCGATCTCGAGCGGGGGGCCGATCGTGCACGGTGCGCCGATCGCCTCCGACGGATCCGTTTCGCACGGCGGGCCGATCTCCCACGGCCCCGGGCCGGACGGCCGGATTCCCGCCGCGGCCGGGCGGATCATCGAGGCCGAGCCGTGA